The Desulfonatronum sp. SC1 nucleotide sequence ACCACATGGTCGGCGTCGGACAGGTCGGATCGGCGCTGCGCCGAATCGATCCAGACGGGCTGGGCTCGGCGGCCCGGCACGAGCATGAACAGGGATACGCGATCTGGAAAAGTGGGCTGGAGGGGTACGCCGAATTTCTGGCTGGGTGGTAGGAGGGAAGACCGTCAGGACTACAAATCGATCCAGGCCAGGGGATCGGGGAGCAAGGCCCCGTTTTTTTCGCGCAGGGTCCGGACGTTCAGGCGTAGGGGCACGAAAAGGTTCAGGGCCGCAGCGCCAAAGGGCAGCTTGCGCGCCAGGCGGCGAAAGAGGTGGGCAGCCCGGATTTCGCGGGGGGAGAAATACTTTTGGGTGACCTCTTCCCGCTCGCGGCGGTGGGCCTCCTCGGAGGCCGCGTCGTTGGACACGCCGCCAATGCGGAACACGGCCACCGGGCGCTTCAGGTAGATGCCCCGGATGTCGTGCTTGAGAAACGCCTTCAGCAACCACTCGTGGTCCGCGGCGATGCGCAGCCGGGGATCGAACGTCCCGCAACGGTCAAAGACGTCCCGACGATAGAAGATGGCCTGCTGGGTGATGGTCCGCTCCACCAGGGTCAGGCGATTCATCTGGCGGTGGCGGCGATAACTCTGGACCTGCTTATGCCCTTCGTCCAGCAGGACCACGTCCCCGAAAACGATGTCCGCGTCCGTGAGCGCCAGGCACCGACCCATGGAGGTCAGCACGTCCGGCCCGAAGAGCATGTCGTCGTCGTTGAGAAAATGCAGGGCCTCGCCGGTGGTCAGGGCGATGCCCTTGTTCATGGCCTGGTAGATGCCGCCGTCCGCCTCCCGGATGTGGCGCACCGGATACGGAGCCGCGCGGGCGTATTCGGCGACCAGTGCCGCGGTGCCGTCTTTGGACAGGTTGTCTACCACGATGTGTTCCCAGGGCGGAGTTTGCTGGTTGGCGACGCTTTCCAGGGATGAGCACAGCCGTTCGGCTCGATTCCACGTGGGGGTGACGATGGAGATTTTCATGACTGTACGGCCCGCCACCAGGAGGTTGAACGGCTTTCCCAGGTGAACTCCCCCCGGCGGCCCCGGCAATTGGCCGTCAGGGTTCGGACAAGGCTCGGATCGCGCATGATCCGGACCAGGGCATCGGCGGCTCCGGCGGCATCCTCCGGGGTGAACAGCAGCGCCTCCCGTTCCGGTCGCAGAACCTCCGCGATGCTGGGCAGGTTCGCGGCCAGAATCGGGCGGTTCAATCCCAGATAGTCATAGGCCTTGGTAATGGCCACGTACGGCATGCGGCCCCGGTTCAGGGCCGGGATGATCAGGGCGTCCACATCCCGCAAAAAACCGGACAGATTTCCAGGAGCCACCGGGCCGTGGACCAGGACCATCCGCTCGCGTCCGGCAGTCAGTTCGCGCAAGGCTTCCACCTCAGGAGGACTACCCCCGGCAATCTTCAGTCGCGTCGAAGCATGGATCAGTTCCGTGATCTCGCCCCAAGCCCCAATGAGCCACTGGACGCCCTGTTCCGGGTAGAGGGAGCCGATATAGGCCAGGGTGAAGGGACGGGAGGCGTCCGGCTCAGGCGGAGGGACGATTTCAGGATCAAAGCCGCAGGCCAGCCCCAGGTTGGTCACGGGCTTGCCGGGAACCAGCTTCTGAAGCTGGTCGCGAAGAACCTCGGTGGTGGTCAGCAGGACGTCCGCATCGGAAAATACGGCCTGTTCGATTCCGGCCGCCTTGGAGTCGGGCCCACGTTCCATGGACGCGAGCTGATGCACCTCATAAACCCGTCTCCCGCCCCGCTCCCGCCCCACTCGCTGGAACAGAAACCGTGTCAATCCGGCAAAGCTGGCGCTTGCCAGAACGTCTCCCGGCCGCATCCGGCGACGTAGGAACAGAAGGCACGCCCAGTAATAGACTGCGTTGACCGTCACGCCGCGACGGCCTCTGGCCCGGCGCAGGGCGGGCAGGGGATGCAGGAGCAGATTGGACGGGGCGGAAAGCCCCATAAGATTCAGGTTGTCGGAAACGGTTTGATTCTGGTGGCGTCTCCGAAGTAGAAACGGCATCTCCACGGGATAGACCAGGCGCACGCTTTTTTGCGGATCCACCTCGGCCAAGGCTTGGCAGTTGCGCAGGCAGTACAGGCCGTGGGCCGAACCGTCGAACGGGTCTTGGTTGACGATGAAAAAAAGCGTGTTCATGCCCGGCCTTCGTCCCGGAGCAGGTTGTCGCAGGCCTGGAGGACCATGTTGACGCTGATCCGTTCAGGGGGCGAGCGACGTGGTTCTTCGTTCGCTGACTCAGGTTGGATCACCGTGTGCCGGGTTTTCCAGGGGGCCCACTCCGCGGGACTGGAGCCCATGAACAGGGCCACGGTGGGGCAGGAACAGGCAGCGGCCAGATGCATGGCAGCGGTGTCCACGCCCACGAACAAGGAGGCCCTGTGCAGCAGGCCTGCCAGTTGAGCCCAGGATGTCTTGCCGAAGGTGCTGATGATCCGTCCGGAGCCCGAGCTGCACAGGCTGACGCACAGTCGGACCTCTTCCGAGTCCGGACCGCAACTGAGCACGATGGCCGGGAAGCGCTCCAGCAGCTTTGCGCAGAGATCGCTCCACCGC carries:
- a CDS encoding glycosyltransferase family 2 protein, yielding MKISIVTPTWNRAERLCSSLESVANQQTPPWEHIVVDNLSKDGTAALVAEYARAAPYPVRHIREADGGIYQAMNKGIALTTGEALHFLNDDDMLFGPDVLTSMGRCLALTDADIVFGDVVLLDEGHKQVQSYRRHRQMNRLTLVERTITQQAIFYRRDVFDRCGTFDPRLRIAADHEWLLKAFLKHDIRGIYLKRPVAVFRIGGVSNDAASEEAHRREREEVTQKYFSPREIRAAHLFRRLARKLPFGAAALNLFVPLRLNVRTLREKNGALLPDPLAWIDL
- a CDS encoding glycosyltransferase family 4 protein — its product is MNTLFFIVNQDPFDGSAHGLYCLRNCQALAEVDPQKSVRLVYPVEMPFLLRRRHQNQTVSDNLNLMGLSAPSNLLLHPLPALRRARGRRGVTVNAVYYWACLLFLRRRMRPGDVLASASFAGLTRFLFQRVGRERGGRRVYEVHQLASMERGPDSKAAGIEQAVFSDADVLLTTTEVLRDQLQKLVPGKPVTNLGLACGFDPEIVPPPEPDASRPFTLAYIGSLYPEQGVQWLIGAWGEITELIHASTRLKIAGGSPPEVEALRELTAGRERMVLVHGPVAPGNLSGFLRDVDALIIPALNRGRMPYVAITKAYDYLGLNRPILAANLPSIAEVLRPEREALLFTPEDAAGAADALVRIMRDPSLVRTLTANCRGRRGEFTWESRSTSWWRAVQS